TCGAGCGCGCAGTGCCGCAGGTCGCGGAGGGCGTCTTCGCGTTCGACCTCGTCGTGATCGGACAGCTGGGTGACGAGCGTCGTCTGGACGCCGCGGTCCTCGGGTTCGAGCGGGGCGGAGACGACGATGTCGCCGCTGAGGTGGGTGTCCTCGTAGCGTTCGAGGACGGCCTCCCGGGGGAACTCGAAGGCCTCCTCGGAGAGGATCTCCTCGAACCGCTCGGGGATCTGCCCGCGGACGTCGTCGATGCCGGTCGAGGCCGTGACGTAGTCGTGCTCGCGGCGGTGATACACCTCGACGGCGGTGGTGTCTTTCGGCCCGGCGGACTCGTGGATGAGTCTGCCGACCCGCGTCTCCCGACCCTCGGGCGCGAGGGTCAGAAACGCCGTCAGGTGTGCGTCCGGCGGGATCGCCCCGCGGAGTTCCACGTGGGTCACGTGCGCCCGCCCGAGCGTCAGGTCGTACTGGTGTACCGTGTACGAGCCGGCGTTGTACTCGGTCTCGACGAGGCTCGTCTCGCGGTAGTAGTGCTGACGGACGCGCTCTAGGTCGTCGAACCACCGGATCTCGCCGTCCGCCTCGATGGCGAACCGCGAGCGGTCGATGCCGTACAATCCCGAAAGCGCCGACGAGTAGTCTCGGAGGGCTCCGTCATCACCGACGTGGACGAGGCGGTCGCCGTGCCCGGAAAACGCGCCGTCGCTCGTGGACACCTCCCCCGGAAAGTGTCCGTCGCGGTCGCGCTTGTACTCGTTCAGCACGGTCCGAAGTCTCATACACACGGACCAGTGGGCCCGTGACATAAGTATTGACGGAACACGTCGAACACCCGAGATATACGGCGGAATCTTACACGAACGATAACCGAACACCCTCGCGACCGGGGCAAAGCCAAAGGTCTAACATCTCCTTGGGAACCCTATGGAACATCCAGGGCCTCCCCGGTTCGTCGCGGTCGGCGACGCGGTCGAGCTCGCGCCGCGCGACCCCGACCCGGCGGCGACCTACGAGTGGCGGATCCGGGCCGCCCCGCTGAACAGCACCGTCGAGCTCGACCCCGATTCGGCCGTCGTGGAGTTCGTCCCCGACGCCCCGGGGACCTACGAGATCGAACTCGACGCCCCGGACCGGACGCACCGGCTCACCGTTCGTGCGTTCCCGGGCGAACTGGCGCCGACGGCCCGCGCCGGCGGCGCGAGCGGCGCCAGCGGGATCAGCGGGTTCCAGAGCGGATCGGCGCGCTCGCCCGGCGAGAGCGGCGGCGTCTCCGGGTCGGGATCGGGAACCCACTCCGAAGGCGGTGGCGGCGGCCGCCCCCGCGTCCAACTGCACGGCGCCGTCGAGGGGAGCGACCTCGTCGTCCGCGCCGATCCGCAGCCGCACCCCGACAGCGACACCGACCGCGACGACGTCGTGGTCGAGTTCCTCGTCGACGACCGCGACGACGTCGACGAGAGCGACGTCGCGGTCGACGGCTGGGAGCTTCGTATCCCCACCAGCGCAGTCGGCGACCGCGTCCGCGTCCACGCCGTCGCGGTCGCGGATTCCTACAGCGTCCCCGACACCATCGAGTTCGCCCGCGAGGCCGTCCCCGACGGCGGCGACGGCCGCGTGGTGACGATCGGCCCCGAGGGGTCAGGGACGGAGGCAGGGAGCGCCGACGCCGACCGGACCGCCGACCGGGACCGCACCCCCGACGGCGGCCGCGCGGGCAACGACTCCCGGGACGACCCCGAGACGGAGGCCTTCGAGATCGTCCGCCCGAACGACCCGCCGGCGTGGGCGACGGAGGTCACGCTCTATGAGATCTACGTCAGAGGGTTCGCTGGCCCGCCCGAGGAACAGGACGCCGACACCGTCTTCGACGCGATCGCGGAGCGGCTCGACTACCTCGAAGATCTGGGCGTCGACTGCCTCTGGCTCACGCCCGTCCTCCAGAACGACCACGCGCCCCACGGCTACAACATCACGGACTTCTTCTCGATCGCCGAGGACCTCGGCGACCGCGAGGACTACGAGCGGTTCGTCGAGGCCGCCCACGACCGCGGGATGAAGGTGCTCTTCGACCTCGTGATGAACCACTCCGCGCGGGACCACCCGTTCTTTCAGGACGCGTACAAGAACCCCGACTCGGAGTACTACGACTGGTACGACTGGCAGGACAGCGGCGAGCCCGAGACCTACTTCGAGTGGGAGTACATCGCGAACTGGAACTTCTCGAACTTGAAGGTCCGCCGGCACCTGCTCGACGCCGTCGACACGTGGTCCGAGATCGCCGACGGCTTCCGGTGCGATATGGCGTGGGCGGTCCCCGACTCCTTCTGGCGGGAACTCCGGGACCGCGTGAAGTCCCGGGACCGCGACTTCCTCCTCCTCGACGAGACCATTCCATACATCGCGGACTTCCACGACGGGATGTTCGATATGCACTTCGACACCACGCTGTACTTCACGCTGCGGCAGGTCGGCCGCGGCGACGAGCCGGCGGACGCGATCCTCGACGCGATCGACCAGCGCGCGGAGGTCGGCTTCCCGCCGCACGCGGCGTTTATGCTCTACATCGAGAACCACGACGAGACCCGGTACGTCGTCGAGTGCGGCGACGACGCCGCCCTGGCGGCCGCGGGCGCGCTCGTCACGCTGCCGGGCGTCCCGATGCTCTACGGCGGCCAGGAACTCGGCCAGCGCGGCCGCCGCGACGCCCTGGCCTGGGACCACGCCCGCGAGGAGTTCCGCGAGCACTACGATCGCCTCCTCGACATCCGCGAGGCGGTCGACCCACTCGGCTACGCGGGCGACCTCCGACGGATCGAATACGACGCCGACACCGACCGCGCGGTCGCGTTCGAGCGCTCGCTCGACGGGGACGCGTACGTCTGCGTCCTCAACTTCGGCGAGTCGACGGCGACGGTCACG
This is a stretch of genomic DNA from Halobellus sp. MBLA0158. It encodes these proteins:
- the malA gene encoding alpha-amylase MalA, with product MEHPGPPRFVAVGDAVELAPRDPDPAATYEWRIRAAPLNSTVELDPDSAVVEFVPDAPGTYEIELDAPDRTHRLTVRAFPGELAPTARAGGASGASGISGFQSGSARSPGESGGVSGSGSGTHSEGGGGGRPRVQLHGAVEGSDLVVRADPQPHPDSDTDRDDVVVEFLVDDRDDVDESDVAVDGWELRIPTSAVGDRVRVHAVAVADSYSVPDTIEFAREAVPDGGDGRVVTIGPEGSGTEAGSADADRTADRDRTPDGGRAGNDSRDDPETEAFEIVRPNDPPAWATEVTLYEIYVRGFAGPPEEQDADTVFDAIAERLDYLEDLGVDCLWLTPVLQNDHAPHGYNITDFFSIAEDLGDREDYERFVEAAHDRGMKVLFDLVMNHSARDHPFFQDAYKNPDSEYYDWYDWQDSGEPETYFEWEYIANWNFSNLKVRRHLLDAVDTWSEIADGFRCDMAWAVPDSFWRELRDRVKSRDRDFLLLDETIPYIADFHDGMFDMHFDTTLYFTLRQVGRGDEPADAILDAIDQRAEVGFPPHAAFMLYIENHDETRYVVECGDDAALAAAGALVTLPGVPMLYGGQELGQRGRRDALAWDHAREEFREHYDRLLDIREAVDPLGYAGDLRRIEYDADTDRAVAFERSLDGDAYVCVLNFGESTATVTLDGLEVDPTDVVSGASLATAEGLAVDDVAVFPVA